A single window of Aspergillus flavus chromosome 4, complete sequence DNA harbors:
- a CDS encoding cholinesterase: protein MLTTIICLSALWVAGNAAPSSIPGPTAQVRNGTYVGVKNDHYQQDFFLGMPYAQQPIGDLRFTVPQSLNESWDGVHDAKEYSNICVGYGTDSIWYPMSEACLTLNVVRGSSASEGSNLPVGVWIHGGGFYMGSGSDERYNMSAIVANSYRIGKPLIAVTLNYRLSAWGFLSSSEVASSGNTNLGLRDQRLALQWIKENIQAFGGDPEKVTIWGESAGGMSVGTHLIAYGGRDDGLFRGAIMESGGSITASPMNDTGYQAMYDEVVAKVGCSNAANTLQCLREVPFEELNTVFNGTDGNPAYSFSPIADQDLVRGRGSVQLDQHEFVKVPILAGTNTDEGASFGPTGINTTEQFYAYLTDGSSGFKLPSSTANEILDLYPDDPSQGIPAFLGDQRVPSEGYQWRRTSAYAGDYSMHANRRRQCEAWTETSTPAYCYRFNMRGADVPYLSGAAHFEEVAFVFNNIEGLGYHYGKPFAGMPESYSQLSTLMASMWASFIHDLDPNSGIKDGEVRWQAYGADQPVDLVFDANVTSYMEPDTWRKEGIDYINSMAETYWR from the exons ATGCTCACGACAATTATCTGTCTCTCTGCGCTGTGGGTAGCTGGTAATGCTGCTCCAAGCAGTATACCAGGCCCAACAGCCCAAGTCCGCAATGGGACATATGTCGGGGTAAAGAACGACCACTACCAGCAGGACTTTTTCCTGGGTATGCCATATGCGCAGCAGCCGATCGGTGACCTACGGTTCACGGTACCCCAATCATTGAATGAAAGCTGGGATGGAGTGCACGATGCGAAAGAGTACTCTAACATCTGTGTGGGATATGGT ACGGATTCAATCTGGTATCCGATGTCCGAAGCTTGTCTTACCTTGAACGTGGTCCGAGGTTCATCCGCGAGTGAGGGCTCCAATCTCCCCGTGGGTGTTTGGATCCACGGTGGTGGATTCTATATGGGCTCAGGGTCAGATGAGCGGTATAACATGTCTGCTATTGTAGCAAACTCGTATAGGATCG GCAAACCGCTCATTGCCGTGACCTTGAACTATCGCCTCTCCGCGTGGGGCTTCTTGAGCTCCAGTGAGGTCGCCAGTAGCGGAAACACCAACCTCGGTCTCCGGGACCAGAGACTGGCGTTACAGTGGATCAAAGAGAATATCCAGGCCTTCGGTGGCGATCCAGAGAAGGTCACAATCTGGGGAGAGTCCGCCGGGGGAATGTCCGTTGGCACTCATCTTATCGCATACGGTGGTAGAGATGACGGTCTCTTCCGCGGAGCGATTATGGAATCTGGCGGATCCATAACAGCCAGTCCAATGAATGACACCGGCTACCAGGCGATGTACGATGAAGTGGTGGCGAAAGTTGGTTGCTCTAATGCCGCCAATACGCTGCAATGTCTGCGCGAGGTTCCATTCGAGGAATTGAATACCGTTTTCAACGGCACTGACGGCAATCCAGCGTACTCCTTCTCTCCCATTGCTGACCAGGATCTCGTGAGGGGCCGGGGAAGCGTCCAGCTGGACCAACATGAATTCGTCAAAGTGCCCATCCTCGCAGGCACCAATACAGACGAAGGAGCTAGTTTCGGTCCCACAGGGATCAATACCACGGAGCAGTTCTACGCATACCTCACCG ACGGATCATCTGGCTTCAAACTCCCGTCATCTACAGCAAATGAGATCCTCGATCTCTACCCGGACGACCCATCACAGGGAATCCCGGCGTTCCTTGGCGACCAGCGAGTACCCTCAGAGGGCTACCAGTGGCGCCGCACATCGGCCTACGCAGGGGACTACTCGATGCACGCGAACCGACGACGACAATGCGAAGCCTGGACAGAGACCTCAACCCCGGCTTACTGTTACCGATTCAATATGCGAGGGGCGGACGTTCCGTATCTGTCTGGCGCTGCACACTTTGAGGAAGTCGCTTTTGTGTTCAACAACATTGAGGGGCTTGGGTATCACTACGGGAAGCCGTTCGCAGGGATGCCAGAGTCGTACAGCCAGCTGAGCACGCTGATGGCAAGTATGTGGGCATCGTTTATCCACGACTTGGATCCAAATTCGGGCATCAAGGATGGGGAGGTTCGCTGGCAGGCGTATGGGGCGGACCAGCCGGTCGATCTGGTGTTCGATGCGAATGTCACGAGCTATATGGAGCCGGACACGTGGCGGAAGGAGGGGATCGATTATATCAACTCGATGGCAGAGACATATTGGCGGTAG